The Phycisphaeraceae bacterium genome window below encodes:
- a CDS encoding citrate synthase → MTDTANILIKGKSVEMPVITGTEHEHAIDISSLRSQSGYITLDDGYRNTGSCQSAITFIDPEKGILRYRGIPIEQFAQHSSFLETAWTLIYGELPSRAQLDAFTRGVANGSAVSPELLNILKGFPRDANPMAMISACVNGLCGQHPEALDVDYGKHFDSTAMKLIGQIKTITAAVLRHRNGQAPASSSPGETYTADFLNMMFGAGEHRAETAAALDLIFLLHADHEQNCSASTVRMVGSSHANLFTSCAAGICALWGPLHGGANVEIMEQLQEIKASGVNAKDFLEGVKAKKYRLFGFGHPIYRNYDPRARILKAAADRVLARLGVNDPLLDLAKQLESAALADDYFVSRKLYPNVDFYSGIIMRAMGIPVAMFTAMFAVGRMPGWIAQWKEVRDTKGKIYRPRQIYVGKALRDFVPIQKR, encoded by the coding sequence ATGACGGATACGGCCAACATTCTGATTAAGGGTAAGTCTGTGGAAATGCCCGTCATCACGGGTACGGAACACGAACACGCCATCGACATCAGCTCGCTGCGTTCCCAGTCCGGCTACATCACTCTCGACGACGGATACCGCAACACAGGTTCGTGTCAGTCGGCCATCACCTTTATCGATCCCGAAAAAGGCATCCTCCGCTACCGCGGAATACCGATCGAACAATTCGCGCAGCATTCGAGCTTTCTCGAAACAGCCTGGACACTCATCTATGGCGAACTGCCCAGTCGCGCACAGCTCGACGCATTCACCCGTGGCGTTGCGAACGGATCGGCAGTCAGCCCGGAACTCCTGAACATCCTCAAGGGGTTCCCGCGCGACGCCAACCCCATGGCGATGATCTCCGCTTGCGTCAATGGTCTGTGCGGGCAGCATCCCGAAGCTCTTGACGTGGACTACGGCAAGCACTTCGACTCGACGGCCATGAAACTCATCGGCCAGATCAAAACAATCACAGCCGCAGTGCTTCGTCACCGGAACGGCCAGGCACCTGCCTCTTCCAGTCCCGGTGAAACGTACACGGCTGATTTCCTCAACATGATGTTCGGCGCGGGGGAACATCGGGCAGAGACTGCGGCTGCGCTCGACCTGATTTTCCTGCTCCACGCTGACCACGAACAGAATTGTTCCGCTTCGACGGTTCGCATGGTCGGTTCAAGCCACGCGAACTTATTCACGAGCTGTGCGGCGGGCATTTGTGCGCTGTGGGGTCCGCTTCATGGCGGTGCAAACGTCGAGATCATGGAGCAACTTCAGGAGATCAAGGCCAGCGGCGTCAACGCGAAGGACTTCCTCGAAGGCGTCAAGGCCAAGAAATACCGCCTGTTTGGTTTCGGGCACCCGATTTACCGCAACTATGATCCCCGCGCCCGTATCCTCAAAGCCGCTGCCGACCGGGTGCTCGCCCGACTCGGCGTCAATGATCCGCTCCTCGACCTGGCCAAGCAGTTGGAAAGCGCAGCTCTGGCGGACGACTACTTCGTCTCCCGCAAGCTCTACCCCAACGTCGATTTTTATTCGGGCATCATCATGCGGGCAATGGGTATTCCCGTTGCGATGTTCACTGCCATGTTTGCCGTTGGTCGCATGCCTGGATGGATCGCGCAGTGGAAGGAAGTGCGGGACACCAAGGGCAAAATCTATCGTCCTCGACAGATTTATGTCGGTAAAGCTCTGCGCGATTTCGTACCCATTCAAAAGCGCTGA
- the ftsY gene encoding signal recognition particle-docking protein FtsY yields MGLFRSIFEKVKAGLTKTTQALSLRTILSGKKLSADLLDQVERRLVQADVGIKTAIELRKDLQAAWERGEIESGDQALEHLKSQLNAYWPAEDRRLRFAPATDGKATPTVILVAGINGSGKTTSIAKIAKSLRDEKKTVLLAACDTFRAAAVEQLEIWSKRLGVDVIKGKQGGDPAAVAFDAAEAAVSRGVDVLIVDTAGRLHTQENLMRQLTKIKSVLGKKIPGAPHEVILVLDATTGQNAINQAKIFTEASDVTGIFLSKLDGTARGGIVVAIRENLNIPVKFIGVGETPDDVEPFDPAKFVDAMFAA; encoded by the coding sequence ATGGGTCTGTTTCGTTCCATCTTCGAGAAGGTCAAGGCTGGCCTCACCAAGACCACGCAGGCGCTTTCGCTGCGCACCATCCTCAGCGGCAAGAAGCTATCCGCTGACCTACTCGATCAGGTCGAGCGTCGGCTGGTCCAGGCGGATGTGGGGATCAAGACGGCTATCGAGTTGCGTAAAGACCTCCAGGCTGCGTGGGAGCGAGGCGAAATCGAATCAGGCGATCAGGCACTCGAACACCTCAAGAGCCAGCTCAACGCCTACTGGCCGGCTGAGGATCGGCGACTGCGCTTTGCCCCTGCGACGGACGGCAAAGCGACGCCGACCGTCATTCTCGTCGCGGGCATCAACGGATCAGGAAAGACCACCAGCATCGCCAAGATCGCCAAGAGTCTGCGGGATGAAAAAAAAACCGTGCTGCTTGCGGCGTGCGACACTTTTCGTGCTGCGGCGGTTGAGCAACTCGAAATCTGGTCCAAGCGTCTGGGTGTGGACGTCATTAAGGGCAAGCAAGGCGGCGATCCGGCAGCAGTGGCATTTGACGCAGCGGAGGCGGCAGTTTCCCGCGGCGTGGATGTGCTGATCGTCGATACGGCCGGCCGCCTGCATACACAGGAAAACCTGATGCGCCAGCTCACCAAAATCAAAAGCGTGCTAGGCAAAAAAATACCGGGTGCGCCGCATGAGGTGATCCTCGTGCTTGATGCCACGACCGGACAAAATGCCATCAATCAGGCAAAAATTTTCACCGAAGCCTCCGACGTGACGGGAATCTTTCTTTCAAAACTTGACGGCACTGCCCGTGGCGGGATCGTCGTTGCCATCCGCGAAAACCTCAACATTCCCGTGAAATTCATCGGTGTCGGGGAAACACCCGACGACGTGGAACCCTTTGATCCGGCGAAGTTTGTCGATGCCATGTTCGCTGCGTGA
- the nusB gene encoding transcription antitermination factor NusB: MAKRRDIRRAAMQILYQMDVRGLNDREAIREGLADGPDPAEVNNEAFTIAEAAWACHEQGDSLMQELAPKWPTHRQPPVDRAILRLAYYEITAGVTPPKVAINEAVELAKAFGSEQSPTFINGVLDKVIKRTTPSTSAGSSSSDSATGDAWLDDALKDDAKPDA, encoded by the coding sequence ATGGCCAAACGCCGCGATATCCGCCGAGCCGCAATGCAGATCCTTTACCAGATGGACGTGCGCGGTTTGAATGACCGTGAGGCGATCCGTGAGGGATTGGCGGATGGACCTGATCCCGCGGAAGTCAATAACGAAGCATTCACCATCGCCGAAGCCGCATGGGCATGTCACGAGCAGGGTGATTCATTGATGCAGGAGTTGGCACCCAAGTGGCCGACGCATCGTCAGCCGCCGGTCGATCGCGCGATTCTGCGGTTGGCTTACTACGAGATCACAGCAGGAGTCACCCCGCCGAAGGTGGCGATCAATGAAGCGGTCGAGCTGGCCAAAGCATTCGGCTCCGAGCAAAGCCCGACCTTCATCAATGGCGTGCTTGACAAGGTCATCAAGCGGACCACTCCATCCACTTCAGCAGGTTCGTCATCGAGTGATTCCGCCACCGGTGATGCGTGGCTCGACGATGCATTGAAAGACGACGCCAAGCCCGATGCGTAA
- a CDS encoding 6,7-dimethyl-8-ribityllumazine synthase: MSHQIEGDWLARGAQIAIVVSRFNDFMTRQLVDGAVDTYTRLDGNPDALTIVYVPGAFELPITALKLAQTRKYAAVICLGCVIRGATDHYDFVAGEAARGIAQVGLQTGVPTIFGVITAENMEQAIERCGSKQGNHGSKAMFAALEMANVWKKL, encoded by the coding sequence ATGTCTCACCAGATTGAAGGCGATTGGCTTGCACGCGGTGCTCAGATCGCCATTGTTGTCAGCCGGTTCAATGACTTCATGACCAGGCAACTTGTCGATGGCGCAGTGGACACCTACACCCGTCTTGATGGCAATCCTGATGCCTTGACCATCGTGTACGTTCCCGGTGCGTTTGAGCTGCCGATTACCGCATTGAAGCTGGCGCAGACACGAAAATATGCAGCAGTCATCTGTCTGGGCTGCGTGATACGCGGCGCGACGGATCATTACGATTTTGTCGCAGGTGAAGCGGCGCGGGGAATCGCGCAGGTCGGACTCCAGACCGGCGTACCTACGATTTTCGGCGTGATTACGGCTGAAAACATGGAACAGGCGATTGAACGCTGTGGATCCAAACAAGGCAACCATGGTTCCAAGGCGATGTTCGCCGCGCTGGAAATGGCGAACGTCTGGAAGAAGCTCTGA
- the rpiB gene encoding ribose 5-phosphate isomerase B, whose amino-acid sequence MKIAIGCDHGGFPLKKSTTDLLRSLGHQVIDKGAMIDDPKDDYPDFAEAVARAVQNGEAQRGIVICGSGVGACVAANKLKGVRAGLCHDTYSAAQGVEHDDMNVLCLGARIVGIALAEQLIRAFVGATFSGEERHRRRLAKVLAIEARG is encoded by the coding sequence ATGAAAATTGCGATCGGATGCGACCATGGCGGGTTCCCGCTCAAGAAAAGCACGACTGACCTTCTGCGTTCTCTTGGCCACCAGGTGATCGACAAGGGGGCAATGATCGACGATCCGAAGGATGACTACCCCGACTTTGCCGAGGCGGTTGCCCGCGCAGTGCAAAACGGCGAAGCGCAGCGCGGCATCGTCATCTGCGGTAGCGGCGTCGGGGCATGCGTGGCGGCCAACAAACTCAAAGGCGTTCGTGCCGGTCTGTGTCACGACACCTATAGCGCTGCCCAGGGTGTCGAGCACGACGACATGAATGTGCTCTGCCTCGGCGCTCGCATTGTCGGCATCGCACTGGCGGAGCAACTGATCCGCGCATTCGTCGGCGCAACATTCAGCGGAGAGGAACGTCACCGACGACGGCTGGCCAAGGTTCTTGCAATCGAAGCACGCGGCTGA
- the mdh gene encoding malate dehydrogenase — protein MPRRPKITIIGGGNVGSSCALWAAAKELGDIVVLDIPQAENAIKGKMLDLAECAPIERFDARITGTSNYEDIKDSDVVVVTAGLPRKPGMSRDDLIDTNVKIVRNVSENIKKYAPNSVVIVVSNPLDAMVYTAWKVTGFPTSRIVGQAGALDVARYRTFIAWEIGCSVEDVSALLMGGHGDDMVPLPRFTSVHGIPVSMLLSEEKITACVERAKVGGGEIVKLLGTSAYYAPASGVIQMVEAIVKDKKRIIPSAAYCDKEYGVGGFFVGVPCTLGKDGVEKIIELKLEPGEKQLLDTSVSHVKELVAVVTKLYPDLK, from the coding sequence ATGCCAAGGCGTCCCAAGATCACCATCATCGGCGGCGGTAATGTCGGCTCCTCCTGCGCTCTCTGGGCTGCAGCCAAGGAACTCGGAGATATCGTCGTCCTCGACATCCCCCAGGCCGAAAATGCCATCAAAGGCAAGATGCTCGATCTGGCGGAGTGTGCCCCCATCGAGCGGTTCGACGCTCGCATTACCGGCACCAGCAACTACGAGGACATCAAAGACAGCGATGTGGTTGTCGTTACCGCCGGTCTGCCGCGCAAGCCCGGCATGAGCCGTGACGATCTCATTGATACCAACGTCAAGATCGTCCGCAATGTTTCCGAAAACATCAAAAAGTACGCGCCCAACTCTGTGGTCATCGTCGTTTCGAATCCCCTCGACGCGATGGTTTACACCGCGTGGAAAGTGACCGGTTTCCCGACGAGTCGCATCGTCGGCCAGGCAGGCGCGCTGGACGTGGCCCGCTACCGTACATTCATCGCGTGGGAAATCGGATGCAGCGTCGAGGATGTCAGTGCTCTATTGATGGGCGGGCACGGCGACGACATGGTTCCTCTGCCTCGCTTCACCAGCGTGCATGGCATCCCGGTCTCGATGCTCCTCTCAGAAGAAAAAATCACAGCCTGCGTCGAGCGGGCGAAGGTCGGCGGGGGCGAAATCGTCAAACTCCTCGGCACCAGTGCCTATTACGCGCCGGCCAGCGGTGTCATCCAAATGGTCGAGGCCATTGTCAAAGACAAGAAGCGCATCATCCCCAGTGCCGCTTACTGCGATAAGGAGTACGGCGTGGGCGGATTCTTTGTCGGTGTGCCCTGCACATTAGGCAAGGATGGCGTAGAGAAAATCATCGAGCTAAAGCTCGAACCGGGTGAGAAACAACTCCTCGATACCTCGGTCAGCCATGTGAAAGAACTGGTAGCGGTTGTGACGAAGCTGTATCCGGATTTGAAGTAA
- a CDS encoding glutamine synthetase III yields MKTSNARQEAIAAVTNYKPHSTPLNFLQTPAKEIFGSNVFNDAVMQDRLPKHVYKSLQNTIKKGEKMDASIADIVAAAMRDWAIEKGATHYAHVFYPLTGITAEKHDSFLAPDGKGGALTEFSGSQLIQGEPDASSFPSGGIRATFEARGYTAWDVTSPAYILENPNGTTLCIPTAFVSWTGEALDKKTPVLRSMQALSKQATRLLKIFGHSDPGYIYATAGPEQEYFLIDRNFFFARPDLMICGRTLFGAPPPKGQEFEDQYFGVIPERVLACMLEVERELYKLGVPVKTRHNEVAPSQYEIAPLYENANVATDHQQLVMITLKRVAEKYGLACLLHEKPFAGINGSGKHLNWSLGGPNVGNLLDPGDTPHQNMQFLVFCAAVIRAVHKFPGLLRVAVASAGNDHRLGANEAPPAIISVFLGDMLTDLFTQLEKGKLKGSKKKGELTVGVDTLPPLPKDAGDRNRTSPFAFTGNKFEFRAVASNQSIAGPLVVLNTIVAESLDYIATSLEKATKGDPKKLADAVQDLLQQLAKDHKAIIFNGNGYSEEWHREAEKRGLPNFKNTVDALPHLMDKENVEVLAKYGVLTERETHSRCEIYLERYVKDVNTESRVCLTIAKTFILPAAYRYQGELAQTAAAMKQAGHPGDTSGLGQITKLVEGLEGAVKTLEKNIGHHPNGSLTEHARHLRDHVIPAMLEARKFSDLLESVIADDLWPLPTYREMLFIR; encoded by the coding sequence ATGAAAACCAGCAACGCACGCCAGGAGGCCATCGCGGCCGTCACGAACTACAAGCCTCACTCGACCCCGCTGAATTTCCTCCAGACTCCCGCGAAGGAAATTTTCGGGTCAAACGTCTTCAACGATGCGGTGATGCAGGATCGCCTGCCCAAGCACGTTTACAAGTCGCTCCAGAACACGATCAAGAAGGGCGAGAAGATGGATGCGTCCATCGCCGACATCGTCGCCGCCGCGATGCGTGACTGGGCGATCGAGAAGGGCGCGACACACTATGCTCACGTGTTCTATCCGCTGACGGGGATCACCGCGGAAAAACACGACAGCTTTCTGGCCCCGGACGGCAAGGGCGGCGCGTTGACAGAGTTCAGCGGCAGTCAGCTCATCCAGGGTGAGCCGGATGCGTCGAGTTTCCCTTCAGGCGGTATCCGCGCGACGTTTGAAGCGCGTGGATATACAGCCTGGGATGTCACCAGCCCGGCTTACATTCTCGAAAACCCCAACGGCACGACGCTGTGCATCCCAACCGCATTCGTTTCATGGACCGGCGAAGCTCTCGACAAGAAAACACCCGTGCTGCGGTCCATGCAGGCACTTTCCAAGCAGGCTACGCGGCTGCTGAAGATTTTCGGCCACAGTGATCCGGGCTACATCTACGCCACCGCCGGTCCTGAGCAGGAATATTTCCTGATCGACCGTAACTTTTTCTTTGCCCGGCCGGATCTGATGATCTGCGGCAGAACACTTTTCGGCGCCCCGCCGCCCAAGGGCCAGGAGTTTGAGGATCAATACTTCGGCGTGATCCCTGAGCGTGTGCTGGCGTGCATGCTGGAAGTCGAGCGCGAGCTTTACAAGCTCGGCGTGCCGGTCAAGACTCGTCACAACGAGGTCGCGCCCTCACAGTACGAAATCGCTCCGCTTTATGAGAACGCCAACGTCGCCACCGATCATCAGCAGCTTGTGATGATCACGCTCAAACGTGTCGCCGAAAAGTACGGTCTGGCCTGTCTGCTGCACGAAAAGCCCTTCGCTGGCATCAACGGATCAGGCAAGCATCTCAACTGGTCGCTGGGCGGGCCTAATGTCGGCAATCTCCTCGACCCAGGGGACACGCCGCACCAGAACATGCAGTTTCTGGTCTTTTGCGCAGCCGTTATCCGGGCTGTGCACAAGTTCCCCGGCCTGCTTCGCGTTGCCGTTGCTTCTGCGGGCAACGATCATCGCCTCGGTGCCAACGAAGCACCGCCTGCGATCATCTCCGTCTTTTTGGGTGACATGCTTACCGATCTGTTCACGCAGCTTGAGAAAGGTAAGCTCAAGGGATCGAAGAAGAAGGGCGAATTGACCGTCGGCGTCGACACGCTGCCGCCGCTGCCCAAGGACGCGGGCGACCGTAACCGGACCAGTCCGTTTGCCTTTACTGGCAATAAGTTCGAGTTCCGCGCGGTGGCGAGCAATCAATCGATCGCCGGCCCGCTGGTCGTGCTCAACACGATCGTCGCCGAGTCGCTGGATTACATTGCGACGAGCCTGGAAAAAGCCACCAAAGGCGATCCGAAAAAGCTCGCCGATGCTGTGCAGGACTTGCTCCAGCAACTCGCCAAGGATCACAAGGCGATTATTTTCAATGGCAACGGCTACTCGGAAGAGTGGCACCGTGAAGCGGAAAAGCGCGGCCTGCCCAACTTCAAGAACACGGTTGACGCCTTGCCGCACCTGATGGATAAGGAAAACGTCGAAGTGCTCGCTAAGTACGGCGTCCTTACCGAACGGGAGACGCACAGCCGCTGTGAGATTTATCTTGAGCGATATGTCAAAGATGTGAATACCGAAAGCAGAGTTTGCCTGACCATCGCCAAGACGTTCATTCTTCCTGCGGCGTATCGCTATCAGGGTGAGTTGGCGCAGACTGCCGCAGCCATGAAACAGGCTGGCCACCCCGGCGATACCAGCGGCCTGGGTCAAATCACCAAACTGGTCGAGGGTCTCGAAGGTGCCGTCAAGACGCTGGAGAAAAACATCGGTCATCACCCCAATGGCAGCCTGACTGAACACGCACGCCACCTGCGGGATCACGTCATCCCGGCCATGCTCGAGGCACGCAAGTTCAGCGACTTGCTCGAATCAGTTATCGCCGACGACCTCTGGCCGCTGCCCACTTACCGCGAAATGCTGTTCATCCGGTAA
- a CDS encoding S8 family serine peptidase — protein sequence MSKSKGKKIMFAAHRLSLMLATGVCLVATGQAWGLDKMVDAVNAKPSDLAETGLGVVTGAGVTVGVIEAGQNVPNMANLFLAPVGYLAIPQGARPADSIGNHATNVTGVVVSQGPTFVGIAPGAGIEAAGIGISSEFILNSQDAIDTAVGSATPIVNMSLGFAQALGTNNGSLIGSLWMDWAARSAPLATIEDVLFIVAGNETGNEYGSPSDAFNNINVGATGRRVGGKLVYDQGASYNKSNTTSDVSPITNLGRQKTDIVAPGGDPGPLGAAGTFNAVPAGVNQFVTTGGGVWEYAGTNAGNPIFDKDDFNGGGLTDDAMLAIDDTAPVIPGPPFPVTNPGANLGGGDTLRPNTIAGTSFAAPLVAGAAALLYEGGTTLGMSTDHKVLKAVLLNGADKNAPTGAPLTDQNNAVWGRALNAGTFTKVDPLTVTGPTVDIQVGLDPLLGTGQMDVKKSAMNYAAGEQGPGLVRPVGWDIATLGSNVINHYSLDNVMGLFTATLTWDRFVTLNEVVGAPDGLWNTEDTNTNGILDAGEDLNANLILDADTFNATALRDLDLELWDMGTMTRVSLSTSDIDNVEHIYVPNLPLGNYRLDVLNRSNATETYGLAWFIPEPASAALLALGTIATLSRRIRRGL from the coding sequence ATGTCCAAATCAAAGGGAAAAAAAATCATGTTTGCAGCACATCGGTTGTCACTGATGCTGGCCACAGGTGTCTGCCTGGTGGCGACGGGACAAGCTTGGGGACTAGACAAGATGGTGGATGCGGTCAACGCGAAGCCGTCCGATCTCGCTGAGACCGGGCTGGGGGTGGTGACCGGCGCGGGCGTGACCGTTGGCGTCATCGAGGCGGGACAAAACGTGCCAAATATGGCCAACCTGTTTCTCGCCCCCGTTGGCTATCTCGCCATCCCGCAAGGCGCCCGCCCGGCTGATTCCATCGGCAACCATGCAACCAATGTCACCGGTGTGGTCGTCAGCCAGGGGCCGACGTTTGTCGGCATCGCACCCGGAGCGGGAATTGAGGCAGCAGGTATCGGCATCAGCAGTGAGTTCATACTGAATAGTCAGGACGCGATCGACACAGCCGTTGGATCAGCAACGCCAATCGTCAATATGAGTCTTGGATTTGCACAGGCACTGGGAACTAACAACGGATCCTTGATAGGTTCGTTGTGGATGGACTGGGCAGCCCGTTCCGCACCGCTGGCGACCATCGAAGATGTACTTTTTATCGTAGCTGGAAATGAAACCGGCAACGAATATGGCTCACCCTCTGACGCATTCAACAACATCAACGTCGGCGCTACAGGAAGGCGCGTCGGTGGGAAACTGGTTTACGACCAAGGGGCCTCCTACAACAAGTCAAACACGACTTCCGACGTCAGTCCCATCACCAATCTCGGCAGGCAAAAAACAGATATCGTCGCGCCGGGTGGAGACCCCGGCCCTCTTGGGGCAGCTGGCACATTCAATGCTGTGCCCGCCGGGGTGAATCAATTTGTCACGACGGGTGGCGGCGTGTGGGAATATGCTGGCACCAACGCGGGGAATCCGATCTTCGACAAAGATGACTTCAATGGCGGAGGCCTCACTGATGATGCCATGCTCGCCATAGACGACACGGCCCCTGTAATTCCCGGACCTCCGTTCCCCGTCACCAATCCCGGTGCCAATCTTGGCGGTGGTGACACGCTTCGTCCCAACACAATTGCCGGAACCAGCTTTGCCGCACCTCTCGTTGCTGGCGCGGCCGCCCTGCTCTACGAAGGCGGCACCACGCTGGGTATGTCCACCGATCACAAAGTCCTCAAAGCGGTCCTGCTCAACGGTGCAGACAAAAATGCGCCTACCGGTGCTCCCCTGACTGACCAGAACAACGCTGTCTGGGGGCGTGCTCTTAACGCCGGCACATTTACAAAAGTCGATCCCCTCACGGTGACTGGACCTACTGTGGATATTCAAGTCGGTCTCGACCCGCTCCTGGGTACGGGCCAGATGGACGTCAAAAAATCAGCCATGAATTACGCTGCGGGTGAACAGGGACCGGGACTGGTTCGCCCGGTAGGTTGGGATATCGCCACCTTGGGTTCCAATGTCATTAACCATTACTCCCTTGATAACGTCATGGGCTTGTTCACCGCGACGCTCACCTGGGATCGATTCGTGACACTCAATGAAGTCGTGGGCGCTCCCGATGGACTTTGGAATACCGAAGACACCAACACAAACGGAATCCTTGATGCCGGCGAAGATCTCAACGCCAACCTGATTCTCGACGCCGACACTTTCAATGCCACTGCGTTGCGCGATCTCGATCTGGAACTCTGGGATATGGGCACCATGACCCGTGTCAGTCTCTCCACGAGTGACATCGATAACGTGGAACACATCTATGTACCCAACCTGCCGCTGGGTAACTACCGTCTGGATGTGTTGAATCGCTCGAATGCCACGGAAACGTACGGCTTGGCGTGGTTCATACCTGAGCCTGCTTCCGCTGCGTTGCTGGCACTGGGAACCATAGCAACCCTGAGTCGCCGAATCCGCAGAGGTCTTTGA
- a CDS encoding F0F1 ATP synthase subunit alpha yields MKIETSEITSVIKQEVQRFSQELEVSQIGQVIEVGDGIARVYGLSKAMAGEMLEFEIPAEGGRAAETVIGQVFNLENDVVGAVIFGDYLKIKEGMQVRSTGQLLSVPVGEGVLGRVVNALGEPIDGKGPIQTNERRKVDIIAPGIADRQPVKQPLQTGVKAIDSMIPIGRGQRELIIGDRKTGKTAVAIDAIINQAYTHKTDQPVYCIYVAVGGKESTVAGVVETLKQHGAMAYTTVVVASSADSAPMQYIAPYSGCTMGEYFMWKGKHVLCIYDDLSKQAVAYRQLSLLLRRPPGREAYPGDVFYLHSRLLERATKLSDENGGGSLTALPVIETQEGDVSAYIPTNVISITDGQIYLEPELFFAGVRPAINVGISVSRVGGNAQIKAMKEVAGSLRLDLAAYRELEAFAQLGTELDKATQRQLDRGARMVELLKQPQYVPMDVIDQVIQIFAGSRGFYDDMPVNQVNPFAKALVEHFKGPGAAIRAELEKSQSFKGGVEEKFKAAIGEVKTTWVSKNAK; encoded by the coding sequence ATGAAGATCGAAACATCCGAAATCACCAGTGTCATCAAACAGGAAGTCCAGCGCTTCTCGCAGGAGCTGGAAGTTTCGCAGATCGGCCAGGTCATCGAGGTCGGCGACGGCATCGCCCGCGTGTACGGCCTGTCGAAGGCGATGGCGGGCGAGATGCTCGAGTTTGAGATCCCCGCAGAGGGTGGCCGCGCCGCGGAAACCGTCATCGGTCAGGTCTTCAACCTCGAAAACGATGTCGTTGGTGCCGTTATCTTCGGTGACTACCTCAAGATCAAGGAAGGCATGCAGGTACGCTCCACCGGCCAGCTCCTCTCCGTACCTGTCGGCGAGGGGGTGCTGGGTCGCGTGGTCAACGCCCTGGGTGAACCCATCGACGGCAAAGGTCCGATCCAGACCAACGAACGCCGCAAGGTGGACATCATCGCCCCCGGCATCGCCGACCGGCAGCCGGTCAAGCAGCCGCTCCAAACCGGCGTCAAGGCGATCGACTCGATGATCCCGATCGGTCGCGGTCAGCGTGAGCTGATCATCGGCGACCGTAAGACCGGCAAGACCGCCGTCGCCATCGACGCGATCATCAATCAGGCATACACCCACAAAACCGACCAGCCGGTGTATTGCATTTACGTCGCTGTCGGCGGAAAGGAATCGACCGTCGCCGGCGTCGTCGAGACGCTCAAACAACACGGGGCGATGGCGTACACCACGGTCGTCGTCGCGTCTTCGGCTGACTCGGCACCCATGCAGTACATCGCGCCGTACTCCGGCTGCACGATGGGCGAATATTTCATGTGGAAGGGCAAGCACGTGCTGTGCATCTACGACGACCTGTCGAAGCAGGCAGTCGCCTACCGCCAGCTTTCCCTGCTGCTCCGTCGCCCGCCCGGTCGTGAGGCGTATCCCGGCGACGTGTTCTATCTCCACAGCCGTCTGCTCGAACGCGCCACCAAGCTCTCCGACGAGAATGGCGGCGGCTCACTGACCGCGCTGCCCGTCATCGAGACACAGGAAGGTGACGTGTCGGCGTACATCCCCACGAACGTCATCTCGATCACCGACGGCCAGATTTATCTGGAGCCGGAGTTGTTCTTCGCCGGCGTGCGCCCGGCGATCAACGTCGGTATCAGCGTGTCGCGCGTCGGCGGTAACGCACAGATCAAGGCGATGAAGGAAGTCGCCGGCTCGCTGCGACTCGACCTGGCGGCCTACCGCGAGCTTGAAGCCTTCGCCCAGCTGGGTACCGAACTCGACAAAGCCACGCAGCGGCAGCTTGATCGCGGTGCCCGCATGGTGGAGCTGCTCAAGCAGCCGCAATACGTACCGATGGACGTGATCGATCAGGTCATCCAGATTTTCGCCGGCAGCCGCGGGTTCTACGACGACATGCCGGTCAATCAGGTCAATCCCTTCGCCAAGGCACTGGTCGAGCACTTCAAAGGGCCGGGTGCGGCGATCCGTGCAGAGCTGGAAAAGTCACAGTCGTTCAAGGGCGGCGTAGAGGAAAAATTTAAAGCAGCCATCGGCGAGGTGAAAACCACTTGGGTGAGCAAGAACGCCAAGTAA